In the genome of Bradyrhizobium sp. CIAT3101, one region contains:
- a CDS encoding twin-arginine translocation signal domain-containing protein, which produces MERRNFLKLAIGVAAGAAAFSAAAQAAPLAPQPLGNGGMPLANPNAHPAVTSSEEAAQLKPEQVHWHGGGRWHHRHWGWRHRHWGWRRRWHRRHWRHW; this is translated from the coding sequence ATGGAACGCCGCAATTTTCTGAAACTCGCCATCGGCGTCGCGGCCGGTGCGGCCGCATTCTCTGCCGCCGCGCAGGCCGCGCCGCTGGCGCCGCAGCCGCTCGGTAATGGCGGCATGCCGCTCGCCAATCCAAACGCTCATCCCGCCGTCACCAGCAGCGAGGAAGCAGCCCAGCTCAAGCCCGAGCAGGTGCACTGGCATGGCGGCGGTCGCTGGCATCACCGTCACTGGGGATGGCGCCACCGTCATTGGGGCTGGCGCCGACGCTGGCACCGCCGCCACTGGCGTCACTGGTAA
- a CDS encoding alpha/beta hydrolase, whose translation MIRILPAALAAALLASPLIAHAADTPQREPYGIALEGFAYPYPVHLLPVVNDGEQLSMAYMDVAPAQPNGRTVVLLHGRNFPSSYWAPVIKMLTDAGYRVVVPDQIGFGKSSKPTGELHFDNLARNTIALLDHLEINKADVVAHSLGGMLGVRIARAYPDRVAHLVLTAPIGLEDYRLYVPPTPTEKIIETEDKLTADDYRKQLQTNYAIKLPGDAITPFIDARFNIKGSPDYPRWLRAFVSSGQMIYREPVAHEIPLITEPTLFIMGADDHNAPGRPNAPEALRPKMGQNAELAKAFAAKMPNARAEVIPDTGHLVFLEAPDKYKELVLGFLGH comes from the coding sequence ATGATCCGCATCCTCCCGGCCGCCCTCGCCGCCGCCCTGCTCGCTTCCCCGCTCATCGCGCACGCCGCCGACACGCCCCAACGCGAGCCCTATGGCATCGCGCTCGAAGGCTTTGCCTATCCCTATCCCGTGCACCTGCTGCCCGTGGTCAATGACGGCGAGCAGCTCAGCATGGCCTATATGGACGTCGCGCCGGCGCAGCCGAACGGCCGCACCGTGGTGCTGCTGCATGGACGCAATTTCCCGTCGAGCTATTGGGCGCCTGTCATCAAGATGCTCACCGACGCCGGCTATCGCGTCGTGGTGCCGGACCAGATCGGCTTCGGCAAATCGTCCAAGCCCACCGGCGAACTGCATTTCGACAATCTGGCACGCAACACCATCGCGCTGCTCGATCACTTAGAGATCAACAAGGCCGATGTCGTCGCGCATTCGCTCGGCGGCATGCTGGGCGTGCGCATCGCGCGTGCCTATCCCGATCGCGTCGCGCATCTGGTGCTGACCGCGCCAATCGGGCTCGAGGATTATCGCCTCTACGTGCCGCCGACGCCGACCGAAAAGATCATCGAGACCGAGGACAAGCTCACCGCCGACGACTACCGGAAACAGCTCCAGACCAATTACGCGATCAAGCTGCCGGGCGACGCCATCACGCCGTTCATCGACGCCCGCTTCAACATCAAGGGCAGCCCCGATTATCCGCGCTGGCTGCGCGCCTTCGTCTCATCCGGCCAGATGATCTATCGCGAGCCGGTCGCGCATGAGATTCCGCTCATCACCGAGCCGACGCTGTTCATCATGGGCGCCGACGACCACAACGCACCAGGCCGGCCGAATGCGCCTGAGGCGCTGCGGCCCAAGATGGGGCAGAATGCCGAGCTGGCAAAAGCGTTCGCGGCGAAGATGCCGAATGCGCGGGCTGAAGTCATTCCGGACACGGGCCACCTCGTCTTCCTGGAGGCGCCCGACAAGTACAAGGAGCTGGTGCTGGGATTCCTCGGCCACTAG
- a CDS encoding winged helix-turn-helix domain-containing protein: protein MKSGPDIAMVAALVGDPARANMLTALMNGRALTASELAQEAGITPQTASSHLAKLEAGGLVEPEKQGRHRYYRLTDDDVAGVLEGLAGLAARTGHMRVRTGPKDPALRRARICYDHLAGDLGVQMLDSLRARNLVRQKKQDIELTAEGERFLAKNVQISPDMLSHPRRPVCKACLDWSERRHHLAGTLGAAMMQRFAELKWAARDATPGSRVVNFTRTGEKQFAALFGGEKD, encoded by the coding sequence ATGAAATCAGGTCCCGACATCGCCATGGTCGCCGCGCTGGTCGGCGATCCCGCCCGCGCCAACATGCTCACGGCGCTGATGAACGGACGCGCGCTCACGGCAAGCGAGCTCGCGCAGGAGGCCGGCATCACGCCGCAGACCGCGAGCTCGCATCTGGCAAAGCTCGAGGCCGGCGGGCTGGTCGAGCCGGAGAAGCAGGGCCGCCACCGCTACTACCGCCTCACCGACGACGACGTCGCCGGCGTGCTCGAAGGTCTTGCGGGGCTCGCCGCACGCACCGGCCACATGCGCGTGCGCACCGGGCCGAAGGATCCCGCGCTGCGCCGCGCGCGGATCTGCTACGACCATCTCGCCGGCGATCTCGGCGTGCAGATGCTGGATTCCTTGCGCGCACGAAACCTGGTCAGGCAGAAAAAGCAGGACATCGAGCTGACCGCCGAGGGCGAGCGTTTCCTCGCCAAGAATGTGCAGATCTCGCCTGACATGCTCAGCCACCCGCGCCGTCCCGTCTGCAAGGCCTGTCTCGACTGGAGCGAGCGGCGTCACCATCTCGCCGGCACGCTTGGCGCCGCGATGATGCAGCGTTTCGCCGAGCTGAAATGGGCCGCACGCGACGCCACACCCGGCAGCCGCGTGGTGAATTTCACCCGCACCGGCGAGAAGCAGTTTGCGGCGCTGTTCGGCGGTGAGAAAGACTGA